From the genome of Fusobacterium varium, one region includes:
- a CDS encoding Predicted AAA-ATPase → MKELPIGIDDFKNIIDNEYFYADKSLFIKEISKNIGKTLLFTRPRRFGKTLNMSMVKYFYDIKGNEKNRELFKNLNIEKTSIMAEQGQYPVIFISFKEVKFNTYEKLFEQVKILISEVYRENIDILEGLNSIDKEVFIKYLKKEANEVEVINSLKFLSQLLYDQYGKKVVVLIDEYDTAIVSAYENDYYKEAMEFFRGLYSSTLKGNKYLYIGVMTGILRVAKEGIFSGLNNLMVYSILDDDYSQYFGLTEDEVESALKYYQIEYKLEAVKDWYNGYKFGNTEIYNPWSILYYIESRLLKSYWVNSSDNFLINEVLKEADNEIFEDLKKLFSGESVEQYIDENLLFDDLTVQNSLWSLLLYTGYLSLDKIITSEKISMKIPNREIYSFFRKVFLEKISNKNTRYFEDMITNLKKKRIVGENSFESNLRRILQVAMSSYDNKEAFYHGFVLGMMVILEKEYIVLSNTETGDGRADIILEPRYKNHTGYIFEFKLSKIESEEKLEYHVKEALEQIEKKKYTAILEERGVKDIVKIGIAFYKKNLLVDYK, encoded by the coding sequence GTGAAAGAGCTGCCAATAGGAATAGATGATTTTAAAAATATAATAGATAATGAGTATTTTTATGCAGATAAAAGTCTGTTTATCAAAGAGATATCTAAAAATATAGGGAAAACATTATTATTTACAAGGCCAAGAAGATTTGGAAAAACCTTAAATATGTCTATGGTGAAATATTTTTATGATATAAAGGGAAATGAAAAAAATAGAGAACTATTTAAAAATTTAAATATAGAAAAAACTTCAATAATGGCTGAACAAGGGCAATATCCAGTCATATTTATTTCTTTTAAAGAAGTTAAATTTAATACATATGAAAAACTGTTTGAACAGGTTAAGATATTGATAAGTGAAGTATACAGAGAAAATATAGATATTTTAGAAGGCTTGAATTCAATAGATAAAGAAGTGTTTATCAAATATTTAAAGAAAGAAGCAAATGAGGTTGAAGTAATTAATTCCTTAAAATTTTTGTCACAGTTATTATATGATCAATATGGAAAAAAAGTAGTTGTTCTGATTGATGAATATGATACTGCTATTGTTTCCGCATATGAAAATGATTACTATAAAGAAGCTATGGAATTTTTTAGAGGATTGTACAGTTCGACTTTAAAAGGAAATAAATACCTCTATATTGGAGTGATGACAGGGATACTAAGAGTAGCAAAAGAAGGAATATTTTCTGGATTAAATAATCTAATGGTTTACAGTATATTGGATGATGACTATTCACAATATTTTGGACTTACGGAAGATGAAGTCGAGTCAGCTTTAAAATATTATCAAATCGAGTATAAATTAGAAGCTGTAAAAGACTGGTATAATGGATATAAGTTTGGAAATACAGAAATATATAACCCATGGTCAATTTTGTACTATATAGAAAGTAGATTATTGAAATCATATTGGGTGAATAGCTCAGATAATTTTTTAATAAATGAAGTTTTAAAAGAAGCTGACAATGAAATTTTTGAAGATTTGAAAAAATTATTTTCAGGAGAAAGTGTAGAACAATATATAGATGAAAATTTACTGTTTGATGATTTAACTGTACAAAATAGTTTATGGTCTTTGCTTCTGTACACAGGATATCTTTCTCTTGATAAAATAATAACTTCTGAAAAAATTTCTATGAAAATACCTAATAGAGAAATATATTCATTTTTTAGAAAAGTATTTTTAGAAAAAATTTCTAATAAGAATACAAGGTACTTTGAAGATATGATCACTAATTTAAAGAAAAAAAGAATTGTAGGAGAAAATTCTTTTGAATCTAATTTGAGGAGAATATTACAGGTAGCAATGAGTTCTTATGATAATAAAGAAGCTTTTTATCATGGATTTGTATTAGGAATGATGGTAATATTGGAAAAAGAATATATAGTTCTTTCTAATACAGAAACAGGAGATGGAAGAGCAGATATAATATTAGAGCCTAGGTATAAAAATCATACTGGTTATATATTTGAGTTTAAATTATCTAAAATAGAATCAGAAGAAAAATTAGAATATCATGTAAAAGAGGCTTTAGAGCAGATAGAGAAGAAAAAATATACTGCTATATTAGAAGAAAGAGGAGTAAAGGACATAGTTAAAATAGGAATAGCTTTTTATAAGAAAAATTTATTAGTGGATTATAAATAG